From the genome of Bradyrhizobium sp. ORS 278:
CGGCGCATTGTTCGCCTGGAGCCAGATGCCACGGCTGGCGCGCGCCGAGGGGCGTGATCCGCGGCTGCTCGTGATCGTGCTGCGCGGCGCGCTCGATGGGCTCGGCGCGGTGGCGCCGGTCGGCGATCCCGACTGGGTGGCGCTGCGCGGCGATCGCGCGCTACTGCTCGATGGCAAGCCGGCGGCGTTGCCACTCGACGGGTTTTTTGCGCTCAATCCGGCGATGCCCCAACTGCACCGGCTCTATGGCGCGGGGCAGGCGGCGATCGTGCACGCCACGGCAACGCCGTATCGCGATCGCTCGCATTTCGACGGCCAGGACGTGTTGGAGAGCGGCATGCTGCGCCCGGGCACGACCGACAGCGGCTGGCTCAACCGCGCGCTGGCCGAGCTCGATTCAGACGGCCGCGTCAACACCAATGGCAGCCGCGTGCTCGGCATCGGCGCGGTGACGCCGCTGGTGGTGCGCGGTCGCGCGCCGGTGCTATCCTGGGCGCCGCAACGGGTGCTGCCCGCCAGCGACGACACGCAGATGCGGCTGCTCGATCTCTACAGCCACACCGACGCCAAGCTCGCCGCGGCGATGGAGTCCCGGCTGAAGCTGGCTTCGATCAGCGGAAGCCCGGCGATGATCGAGGAGGAGCCGGACGTGGCGCTGCCCGGCTTCGCCCGCGTACGGGCCTTCTTCGCGGACACGGCCGGAGCCGCGGGACGCTTCCTGGCACGGGCCGACGGTCCGCGCGTCGGCGCGCTCGGCTTCAATGGCTGGGACACGCACATCAACGAGGGCGCCGGCGGCGGTCAGCTTGCCAATCTGCTCGGCGCGCTCGACGGCGCGATCGCGGCGATCGAGACCGCGATGGGTCCGGCCTGGAGCGAGACCGTCGTCGCCGTCATCACCGAGTTCGGTCGCACCGCCCATATCAACGGCACCAACGGCACCGATCACGGCACCGGCACGGTGGCTTTCCTTGCCGGCGGCGCGGTGAAGGGCGGCCGTGTGATCGCCGACTGGCCGGGGCTCAAGCTCGCGCAACTCCATGAGCAGCGCGATCTGCGTCCGACCATCGACCTCAGGGCCGTGCTCAAGGGGCTGTTGAAGGATCACCTCCGTGTCGATGACATCGCACTTGCGACGCGAATCTTCCCAGGCAGCGCCGACGTCGCGGCCATGCCGGGGCTGCTGATCTGATCCGGCCAGTTCGGCTCGAACCGGGCGCCGTATCGAGCATTCAACGCATCGACAGATGCTATCCTTTGAGAGATTTTGATGAGCCAAGGCCTCATTCCCCGCCGCGTCCTGTTCGACAATCCGACCTTCTTCAATGCCAAGCTGTCGCCGGACGGCCGATTGCTGTCCTGGCTGGCGCCGGTCGACGGCGTGCTCAATGTCTGGGTCGCGCCGGTGGACCGGATCGCCGATGGCGAGCCGGTGACGCGCACCGCAGGGCGTCCGATCGCGTGGCAGGAATGGAGCCCGGACGGCCGCTACGTCATGTTCCTCAAGGACGAGAACGGCGACGAGAATTTTCATCTCTTCGTCGTCAATGTCGGCACCCGCGAGGTCCGCGATCTCACGCCCTATCCTGGCGTGCGCGCCATTCCGACGCTGTGGTCGCATGTCACGCCGGACCGGATCGCGGTGACCTTGAACGATCGCGATCCCGCCAGTCCCGACGTCTACGCGCTCCATCTGGACAGCGGTGCGCGCACGCTGCTCTGGCAGAACATGCAACAGCTCGATTTCGTCGGACTGGATTGGCAGCTGCGCCCGCGTCACGCCCGCAGCAATGCGCCTGACGGTGGTGCGCGGCTGTGGCGGATCGAGGACGGCATGCTCGTGCCCTGGTGCGACGTGCCGTATGAAGCGAGCTGGAGCACGCGCGTCGCGACGTTCGACGCGAGCGCGCGGCATGTCCATCTGTTCTCGTGCCTCGACCGCGAGACCACCGCGCTGGTGCAGATGGACTGGCTGACCGGCGAGGAGCGGGTGCTGTTCGAAAGCACGGCGGCTGACGTGACCGGCTGGATCTGGGATGAGAGCTTCCGGCCGGTGGCGGCGGCGATCGATCCGGGACGGCAGAGCTGGCACGCGCTGTCGACGCAGATCGAGCACGATCTGGCGCTGATCGGCGAGGCCCTGCCGGGGCACGCGTTCCACGTGACCAGCCAGTCGGACGATGATCGCCGCTGGATCCTGATGAGCTATACGCCGCAGCAGCCCGGCACATTCCATCTCTACGATCGCGATCGCGGCACGGTGACCGAGCTCTTCACGGCGCGTCCCGATCTGATGCGGTACCGGCTCGCGCCGATGCAGGCGATCAAGACCAAGGCGCGTGACGGCCTCGATCTGGTCTCCTATCTCACCCTGCCGGCCGCGATCACGGCGGACCGGCCGTCGGAGCCGTTGCCCATGGTGATGGTCGTGCATGGCGGGCCGTGGGGGCGCGACATCTACGGCTATCGCGGCGACCATCAATGGCTCGCCGATCGCGGCTACGCCGTGCTCTCGGTCAACTACCGTGGCTCGAGCGGCTTCGGCCGCGCCTTCCTGGCCGCGAGCGAGAAGGAGCATGCCCGCAAGATGCATGATGACCTGATCGACATGGTCGAATGGGCCGTTGCGGAAGGCATCGCGCAACGCGACAGGATCGCGATCACCGGCACCTCCTATGGCGGCTACGCCTCGTTCGTCGCCGCCACCTTCACGCCCGATGTGTTCTGCTGCGCGGTGCCGGTGGTCGGCATCACCAACCTGCAGACGCTCCTGGAGTCGATGCCGCCCTACTGGTCGGGATTCGCCGAGTTCATGTACCGCAGCTATGGCGATCCGCGCACTCCGGCGGGCAGGGCGCTGCTCGCCGAGCGCTCGCCGATTCACAAGGTCGACGCCATCAGCAAGCCGATGCTGATCTTCCACGGCGCCAACGATGTGCGCTGCCTGATGGCCGAGAGCGACACGATCGTGTGCGCCATGCGGCAGCGCCGCATTCCCGTGATCTACATCGTCTATCCCGATGAAGGCCATGGCTTCCAGAAGCCTGAGAACCGGCTGTCCTATATCGCCATCGCCGAGGCGTTCTTCGCTCATCATCTCGGCGGGGCGTGCGAGCCGGTCGGGCGGGACTTCGACGGCTCGAGTCATGAGGTGAGGGCAGGCGCTCCGCTGCTGGCGCGCCACTTGTCTTCAACTGACGACGTCAGCGCGCCGCGCTGTGCGTGAACCGAGATCGCGTCACTCTCTCGGAGAGCGCGTGGGACGATACCGGCGCAACGCCAGGTGCATTCGCCGGCTCGCGGCCGCATGCCCAGCTTTCCGCCTTGCCTAACTCCCTCGATTGACGGCATATTCCGCCGCGAAGCGGTCGCGCGCGGCACCGGCCTGGTCCGGATGTCGCAGAGCCGCGTTATCAGAAGAAGCGAGGGCCGGGCCGTGCGCGCCGGCTCGGGGGGAATCTGTTTGGCCGACGAGTTCATTCTCGAGACCCACGGATTGACGAAGGAATTCGCGGGGTTCTTTGCCGTACGCGATGTTTCGCTCAAGATCCGCCGGGGTACCATTCACGCGCTGATCGGTCCGAACGGGGCCGGCAAGACGACGTGCTTCAACCTTCTGACCAAGTTCCTTCGGCCGTCGGCGGGTAAGATTCTCTATAAGGGACAGGACATTACCGCGACTGCGCCGGCCGACGTCGCGCGCCTCGGGCTGGTCCGCTCGTTCCAGATCTCGGCGGTGTTTCCGCATCTGACCGCGCTGGAGAACGTCCGCGTTGCCCTGCAGCGCCAGCACGGCTCGTCGTTCGACTTCTGGCGCTCCAAGAGCGTGCTGAACCGGTTCAACGGCCGGGCGCTGGAGCTGCTGAACGACGTAGGCCTGAGCGAATTCGCCAATATTCCGGCGGTCGAAATGCCCTATGGTCGCAAGCGCGCGCTGGAGATCGCGACCACCCTGGCGCTTGATCCCGAGATGATGCTGCTGGACGAGCCGATGGCCGGCATGGGCCACGAGGACATCGACAAGATCGCCGCGTTGATCAAGCGTATCTCGGCCAAGTACACGATCCTGATGGTCGAGCACAATCTCAGCGTCGTCGCCAACCTCTCCGACACCATCACCGTGCTGACGCGCGGGCAGGTGTTGACCGAGGGACCTTATTCCGAGCTCTCCAAGGACGAGCGCGTCAAGGAAGCCTATCTGGGAGCCGGACATGCCTGAGGTGATGACCGCTGCAAAGCTTGGGCAGCCAGCTGCCACCAACACGATTCTCGACGTCAAGAACCTCGAGAGCTGGTATGGCGAGTCCCACATTCTCCACGGCATGAACTTCAACGTGAATGCCGGCGAGGTCGTCACCCTGCTCGGGCGCAACGGCGCCGGCAAGACCACGACTTTGAAGTCCATTATGGGCATCATCGGCAAGCGCACCGGGTCGGTCGCGTTCAATGGCCAGCAGCTGATCCGCATGACTTCGGACAGAATCGCCCGGCTCGGCATCGCGCTGTGCCCGGAGGAGCGCGGCATCTTCGCGAGCCTGGACGTGCGCGAGAACCTGCTGCTGCCGCCGGTGGTGCGCCCGGGCGGGCTGTCGCTCGACCAGATCTTCGAGCTGTTCCCGAACCTGAAGGAGCGGCTGAAGAGCCAGGGCACCAAGCTGTCCGGCGGCGAGCAGCAGATGCTGGCGATCGCGCGCATCCTGCGTACCGGCGCGAGCTTCCTGATGCTGGACGAGCCGACCGAAGGTCTGGCGCCGGTCATCATCCAGCAGATCGGCCACACCATCGCGCGGCTGAAGAAGGAGGGCTTCACGATCCTCCTCGTCGAGCAGAACTTCCGCTTCGCCTCGACCGTCGCCGACCGCTATTACGTCGTCGAGCACGGCAAGGTCATCGATGGTTTCGCCAATGCCGATCTGTCCGCCAACATGGACAAGCTGCATACTTATCTTGGCGTCTGACCGGCGCCGCGACTGTTTCTTGGAATTGGGAAGTTGGAAATGAAGACTGAATTGATTGCGTCATTGCTGCTGGGCACCGCGCTCACGCTTGCGGGCGGCAGCATCGCGTCGGCCGGCGACAAGACCGTCAAGATCGGTGCGCTGTCCGATCAGTCGGGCCTGTATTCGGACCTCGGCGGCCCCGGCTCGACGCTTGCGACGCAGATGGCGATCGAGGACTCCGGCCTCACCGCCAAGGGTTGGAAGATCGACGTGATCTCCGGCGACCACCAGAACAAGCCCGACATCGGCACCTCGATCGCGCGGCAGTGGTTCGACGTCGACAAGGTCGACATCATCGTCGACGTGCCGAACTCCGGCGTGGCGCTCGCCGTCAACAACGTCGTCAAGGAAAAGAACGGCGTTTACATCAATTCGGGCGCGGCGACCTCCGACCTCACCAATGCGCAGTGCTCGCCGAACACCGTGCACTGGACCTACGACACCTACATGCTGGCGCACACCACCGGCCAGGCGCTGGTGAAGGCGGGTGGCACGAGCTGGTTCTTCCTGACCGCGGACTATGCGTTCGGTGCGGCGCTGGAGCGCGACACCACGGCGGTCGTGACCGCCAACGGCGGCAAGGTGATCGGTGGCGTCAAACACCCGCTCAACACCTCCGACTTCTCGTCCTTCCTGCTGCAGGCGCAGTCGTCGAACGCCAAGGTCATCGGTTTGGCCAACGCCGGCGGCGATACCACCAACTCGATCAAGCAGGCCGCCGAGTTCGGCATCACCAAGGGCGGCCAGAAGCTCGCCGCGCTCCTGCTGTTCCTCACAGACGTCAAGTCGATCGGGCTCGACATCGCCCAGGGTCTCAATTTCACCGAGACCTTCTATTGGGACATGAACGACCAGACTCGCGCGTTCTCCGACCGCTTCGCCAAGCGGATGAAGAACGGCGCGCCGCCGACGATGGTGCAGGCCGGTGTCTATGCCGGCCTCCTGCATTACTTCAAGGCGCTGGAGGCGCTCGGCGATAACCCGCATGACGGCGTCAAGGTCGTCGACAAGATGAAGTCGATCCCGACCGAGGATGCGCTGTTCGGCAAGGGCGAGATCCAGCCGAATGGCCGCACCATCCACACTGCCTATCTGTTCGAGGTCAAGAAGCCGTCGGAATCGAAGGCGCCGTGGGATCTCTACAGACTGGTCGGCTCGGTGCCGGGCGACCAGGCCTTCACGCCGCTCGACAAGAGCGCCTGCGCTCTGTTGAAGAAATAAGCCGCCGCGGCCCCCGGCGGTCCGCCGCCGGGCTGTTGTTGACGTCAGGAAACGCCGAGAGAAACAGAACAAGACGATGCAGGCCCTCTACGCACAGCTCCTTGTCGGACTGATCAACGGCTCGTTCTACGCGCTGCTCAGTCTGGGGCTTGCCGTCATCTTCGGCATGCTCAACATCATCAACTTCGCCCATGGCGCGCTCTACATGATGGGCGCGTTCTGCGCCTATTTCCTGCTGAACCTCGGCGGCATCAATTATTGGTGGGCGCTGCTGCTGGCGCCGATCATCGTCGGCGCATTCGGCATGGTCCTGGAGCGCACGCTGCTGCAATGGTTGACCGGGCTTGACCATCTCTACGGCCTGCTCTTGACCTTCGGCATCGCGCTGATCGTGCAGGGCATCTTCCAGAACTATTTCGGCTCCTCGGGCCTGCCTTACGCGATCCCGGATCAGCTGCGCGGCGGCATGAATCTCGGCTTTATGTTCCTGCCGGTCTATCGCGGCTGGGTCGTGGTGTTCTCGCTGGTGGTGTGTCTCGCCACCTGGTTCCTGATCGAGCGCACCCGGCTCGGCGCCTATCTGCGCGCCGCCACCGAGAATCCCACCCTGGTTCGCGCCTTCGGCATCAACGTGCCGCGCATGATCACGCTCACCTACGGGCTCGGCGTCGGCCTTGCCGCGCTCGCCGGCGTGCTGTCGGCCCCGATCAACCAGGTGCGGCCGCTGATGGGCGCCGACCTGATCATCGTCGTGTTCGCGGTCGTCGTGATCGGCGGCATGGGCTCGATCATGGGCTCGATCATCACCGGCTTCGCGCTCGGCGTCGTCGAGGGACTGACCAAATATTTCTATCCCGAGGCTTCCAACACCGTGGTCTTCGTTCTGATGGTCCTGGTGCTCCTGGTGAAGCCGACGGGTCTGACCGGACGGGCGGCCTGACATGACATCGATCACCGACGAGACATTGCCGATCACCCCGCGCGCGATGCGCGACGAGATGATCGCGTTCGTCATCATGGCGGCGCTGCTCGCCATCGTGCCGTTCACCGGCCTGTACCCGTTCTTCGTCATGCAGGCGCTGTGCTTCGCGCTGCTGGCCTGCGCCTTCAACCTGCTGATCGGCTATGGCGGCCTGCTGTCGTTCGGCCACGCGATGTTCTTGGGAACGGCCGGCTATTGCAGCGCGCATGCGCTGAAGGTCTGGGGTTTCCCGCCGGAGCTCGGCATCCTCACCGGCATCGCCGGCGCCTTCGTGCTGTCGATCGTCACCGGCTACATTTCGATCCGCCGCCAGGGCATCTATTTCTCGATGATCACCCTGGCGCTGTCGCAGCTCCTCTATTTCGTCTATCTGCAGACGCCGTTCACCCATGGCGAGGATGGCATCCAGGGCATCCCGCAGGGCAAGCTGTTCGGCTTCATCGACCTGTCGAAGCCGTTCACGCTGTACTACGTCGTGCTGGTCGGGTTCCTCGCTGGCTTCTTGCTGATCTTCCGCACCATCAACTCGCCGTTCGGCGAGGTGCTGAAATCGATCCGCGAGAACGAGCAGCGCGCGATCTCGCTCGGCTACAAGACCGACCAGTACAAGCTGCTGGCCTTCATCCTGTCCGGTACCATCGCCGGTTTCGCCGGCTCGCTGAAGGTGTTCGTGGCCCAGAACGCCTCGCTGACCGACGTGCACTGGTCGATGTCCGGCGAGATCGTGCTGATGACGCTGGTCGGCGGCCTCGGAACGGTGTTCGGGCCCGTTGTCGGCGCCTTCGTGATTATCGCCATGCAGCAGTATCTGGCTGGGTTCGGGCAGTGGGTGACGGTGATTCAGGGCGTCATCTTCGTCGCTTGCGTGCTCACCTTCCGCCGCGGCGTGGTCGGGGAAGTCGCTCATCTGTTCAAGCGATCCCTCTAAGTCATTGATCTAGATGAAATTTGTCGGAGAGGCAGAAAGCGGTGGATGAGCCGGCCACCGCTTCTGCTGCGGCGTGATCCGGAGTATGACAGTTCTGTGACGGGTCAGCCCTGGCCTGTTTCGGAATGGATGGATCTCGTCTCATGCTGAACTGGTTCCGCGCCGTCCTCCCCAAGGAGGAGCGGTTCTTCGATTTGTTCGCCCGCCACAACAAGGTGGTGATCCAGGGCGCCCATGCGCTTGTGGACATGCTCAAGGGCGGCGACGACGTGCTGACGCATTGCCAGCGCGTCAGCCAGTTCGAGAACGACGCCGACAACATCACCCGCGAGGTGCTGACCGCCGTCCGCCGCACCTTCATTACGCCGTTCGACCGCGGCGACATCAAGAACCTGATCACCTCGATGGACGACGCCATCGACCAGATGCAGCAGACCGCCAAGGCCGTGGTGCTGTTCGAGGTCAAGGCGTTCGAGCCGACGATGCGGGAGATGGGCACGCTCCTGGTCGACTGCGCCAATTTGATCGGCCGCGCGTTGCCACTGTTGCAGGCCATCGGCCAGAACGTGCCGATGATCACTGCGATCACCGAGGAGATGACCAAGCTCGAGGGCCGCGTCGACGACCTCCACGATATCGGCCTGAAGGAGCTGTTCCTCAAGCACCGCAACGCCAACACCATGGACTTCATCGTCGGCGCCGAGATCTACGACCATCTGGAGAAGGTCGCCGACCGCTTCGACGACGTCGCCAACGAGATCAATTCGATCATGATCGAACAGGTCTAGGGTAGGGCCGCGCCGTGGACGCTCAACTCGGCCTGCCCATCCTGGTCGGCCTCATCGCCGTCGCGCTCGCCTTCGACTTCCTGAACGGCCTGCACGACGCCGCCAACTCGATCGCGACCATCGTCTCGACCCGCGTGCTGCGGCCGCAATATGCGGTGTTCTGGGCCGCGTTCTTCAATTTCGTCGCCTTCGGCGTGTTCGGCCTGCATGTCGCGCAGACCATCGGCACCGGGATCATCGACCCCGCGATCGTCGATGCGCAGGTGATCTTCGCAGCCCTCGTCGGGGCCATCGTCTGGAACCTCGTCACCTGGGCGGCCGGCATTCCCTCGTCGAGCTCGCACGCGCTGATCGGCGGCCTGGTCGGGGCTGGCGTCGCCAAGGCCGGCATCTCGGCCGCGGTATGGAGCGGCCTGTCGAAGACGGTGCTGGCGATCGTGCTGTCGCCACTGGTCGGCCTGGTGCTGGCGATGATCCTGGTCGCGATCGTGTCCTGGGCCTCGGTGCGCTCGACGCCCTTTGCGGTAGATCGCGCCTTCCGCATCCTCCAATTCGCCTCCGCCTCGCTGTACTCACTTGGCCATGGCGGCAATGACGCGCAGAAGACGATGGGCATCATCGCTGTGCTGCTGTATTCGCAGGGCCATCTCGGCGAGCATTTCACGGTGCCGTTCTGGGTCGTGCTGTCGTGCCAGGCGGCCATGGCGCTGGGCACCCTGATGGGCGGTTGGCGCATCGTCCGCACCATGGGCCTGCGCATCACCAAGCTGAACCCGATGCAGGGCTTCTGCGCCGAGACCGGCGGCGCCATCACCCTGTTCCTGGCGACCTTCCTCGGCGTGCCCGTCTCGACCACCCACACCATCACCGGCGCTATCGTCGGCGTCGGCGCCGCCCGCCGCGCCTCGGCGGTGCGCTGGAACGTGGCCGGATCGATCGTTTACGCCTGGATCTTCACGATCCCGGCCTCGGCGATCGTCTCGGCCGCGACGTTCTGGCTGGTGTCGGTGCTCCGGCACTGACCCGGTAGGCCGATAGGACAGTGCCTGTAGTTGGGCGGGTTTGGGGCCTTACGGTTCGAGACGCGCCGCAGGGGCGGCGCTCCTCACCATGAGGGTTGGCGCTGGATCTCGCCGCCGGACATCGCCACGCCCTCCGCCCTCGTCCTGAGGAGCGCGCCCTTGGCGCGCGTCTCGAAGGACGGGCGCAGGCGGGTGTGGCAGCCTCGACGCGCCGTCGCCCGCCCGGTGAACTCACCGGTTGGAGTTGCGGTGCAAAACGCCTATATGGGGGATGCGCGGCGGCCGTGAGCCCGCGCTTTTCCCATGACATCGCCCGCTCTCCGGCCCTGAAACGACGTCCGCCGCCCCATGTCCGATATCGCCGTCACCACCGACCAGCCGTCCCGTTCGCCTCTCGCCGACGAGGTCGCGCGCCGGCGCACCTTCGCCATCATCTCGCATCCGGACGCCGGCAAGACCACCTTGACCGAGAAGCTGCTGCTGTTCGGCGGAGCCATCAACCTCGCCGGCCAGGTCAAGGCCAAGGGCGAGCGCCGCAACACCCGCTCTGACTGGATGAAGATCGAGCGCGAGCGCGGCATCTCGGTCGTCACCTCGGTGATGACCTTCGAGTTCGAAGGGCTGGTGTTCAACCTCCTGGACACGCCGGGCCACGAGGACTTCAGCGAGGACACGTACCGCACGCTGACCGCGGTCGACTCCGCCGTGATGGTGATCGACGCCGCCAAGGGCATCGAGGCGCGGACGCGAAAGCTGTTCGAGGTCTGCCGCCTGCGCGAC
Proteins encoded in this window:
- a CDS encoding DUF1501 domain-containing protein — encoded protein: MGRIHLPSRRDVLRGSGALFAWSQMPRLARAEGRDPRLLVIVLRGALDGLGAVAPVGDPDWVALRGDRALLLDGKPAALPLDGFFALNPAMPQLHRLYGAGQAAIVHATATPYRDRSHFDGQDVLESGMLRPGTTDSGWLNRALAELDSDGRVNTNGSRVLGIGAVTPLVVRGRAPVLSWAPQRVLPASDDTQMRLLDLYSHTDAKLAAAMESRLKLASISGSPAMIEEEPDVALPGFARVRAFFADTAGAAGRFLARADGPRVGALGFNGWDTHINEGAGGGQLANLLGALDGAIAAIETAMGPAWSETVVAVITEFGRTAHINGTNGTDHGTGTVAFLAGGAVKGGRVIADWPGLKLAQLHEQRDLRPTIDLRAVLKGLLKDHLRVDDIALATRIFPGSADVAAMPGLLI
- a CDS encoding S9 family peptidase is translated as MSQGLIPRRVLFDNPTFFNAKLSPDGRLLSWLAPVDGVLNVWVAPVDRIADGEPVTRTAGRPIAWQEWSPDGRYVMFLKDENGDENFHLFVVNVGTREVRDLTPYPGVRAIPTLWSHVTPDRIAVTLNDRDPASPDVYALHLDSGARTLLWQNMQQLDFVGLDWQLRPRHARSNAPDGGARLWRIEDGMLVPWCDVPYEASWSTRVATFDASARHVHLFSCLDRETTALVQMDWLTGEERVLFESTAADVTGWIWDESFRPVAAAIDPGRQSWHALSTQIEHDLALIGEALPGHAFHVTSQSDDDRRWILMSYTPQQPGTFHLYDRDRGTVTELFTARPDLMRYRLAPMQAIKTKARDGLDLVSYLTLPAAITADRPSEPLPMVMVVHGGPWGRDIYGYRGDHQWLADRGYAVLSVNYRGSSGFGRAFLAASEKEHARKMHDDLIDMVEWAVAEGIAQRDRIAITGTSYGGYASFVAATFTPDVFCCAVPVVGITNLQTLLESMPPYWSGFAEFMYRSYGDPRTPAGRALLAERSPIHKVDAISKPMLIFHGANDVRCLMAESDTIVCAMRQRRIPVIYIVYPDEGHGFQKPENRLSYIAIAEAFFAHHLGGACEPVGRDFDGSSHEVRAGAPLLARHLSSTDDVSAPRCA
- a CDS encoding ABC transporter substrate-binding protein → MKTELIASLLLGTALTLAGGSIASAGDKTVKIGALSDQSGLYSDLGGPGSTLATQMAIEDSGLTAKGWKIDVISGDHQNKPDIGTSIARQWFDVDKVDIIVDVPNSGVALAVNNVVKEKNGVYINSGAATSDLTNAQCSPNTVHWTYDTYMLAHTTGQALVKAGGTSWFFLTADYAFGAALERDTTAVVTANGGKVIGGVKHPLNTSDFSSFLLQAQSSNAKVIGLANAGGDTTNSIKQAAEFGITKGGQKLAALLLFLTDVKSIGLDIAQGLNFTETFYWDMNDQTRAFSDRFAKRMKNGAPPTMVQAGVYAGLLHYFKALEALGDNPHDGVKVVDKMKSIPTEDALFGKGEIQPNGRTIHTAYLFEVKKPSESKAPWDLYRLVGSVPGDQAFTPLDKSACALLKK
- a CDS encoding inorganic phosphate transporter, with protein sequence MDAQLGLPILVGLIAVALAFDFLNGLHDAANSIATIVSTRVLRPQYAVFWAAFFNFVAFGVFGLHVAQTIGTGIIDPAIVDAQVIFAALVGAIVWNLVTWAAGIPSSSSHALIGGLVGAGVAKAGISAAVWSGLSKTVLAIVLSPLVGLVLAMILVAIVSWASVRSTPFAVDRAFRILQFASASLYSLGHGGNDAQKTMGIIAVLLYSQGHLGEHFTVPFWVVLSCQAAMALGTLMGGWRIVRTMGLRITKLNPMQGFCAETGGAITLFLATFLGVPVSTTHTITGAIVGVGAARRASAVRWNVAGSIVYAWIFTIPASAIVSAATFWLVSVLRH
- a CDS encoding branched-chain amino acid ABC transporter permease encodes the protein MQALYAQLLVGLINGSFYALLSLGLAVIFGMLNIINFAHGALYMMGAFCAYFLLNLGGINYWWALLLAPIIVGAFGMVLERTLLQWLTGLDHLYGLLLTFGIALIVQGIFQNYFGSSGLPYAIPDQLRGGMNLGFMFLPVYRGWVVVFSLVVCLATWFLIERTRLGAYLRAATENPTLVRAFGINVPRMITLTYGLGVGLAALAGVLSAPINQVRPLMGADLIIVVFAVVVIGGMGSIMGSIITGFALGVVEGLTKYFYPEASNTVVFVLMVLVLLVKPTGLTGRAA
- a CDS encoding branched-chain amino acid ABC transporter permease, producing MTSITDETLPITPRAMRDEMIAFVIMAALLAIVPFTGLYPFFVMQALCFALLACAFNLLIGYGGLLSFGHAMFLGTAGYCSAHALKVWGFPPELGILTGIAGAFVLSIVTGYISIRRQGIYFSMITLALSQLLYFVYLQTPFTHGEDGIQGIPQGKLFGFIDLSKPFTLYYVVLVGFLAGFLLIFRTINSPFGEVLKSIRENEQRAISLGYKTDQYKLLAFILSGTIAGFAGSLKVFVAQNASLTDVHWSMSGEIVLMTLVGGLGTVFGPVVGAFVIIAMQQYLAGFGQWVTVIQGVIFVACVLTFRRGVVGEVAHLFKRSL
- a CDS encoding ABC transporter ATP-binding protein, with amino-acid sequence MPEVMTAAKLGQPAATNTILDVKNLESWYGESHILHGMNFNVNAGEVVTLLGRNGAGKTTTLKSIMGIIGKRTGSVAFNGQQLIRMTSDRIARLGIALCPEERGIFASLDVRENLLLPPVVRPGGLSLDQIFELFPNLKERLKSQGTKLSGGEQQMLAIARILRTGASFLMLDEPTEGLAPVIIQQIGHTIARLKKEGFTILLVEQNFRFASTVADRYYVVEHGKVIDGFANADLSANMDKLHTYLGV
- a CDS encoding DUF47 domain-containing protein, with protein sequence MLNWFRAVLPKEERFFDLFARHNKVVIQGAHALVDMLKGGDDVLTHCQRVSQFENDADNITREVLTAVRRTFITPFDRGDIKNLITSMDDAIDQMQQTAKAVVLFEVKAFEPTMREMGTLLVDCANLIGRALPLLQAIGQNVPMITAITEEMTKLEGRVDDLHDIGLKELFLKHRNANTMDFIVGAEIYDHLEKVADRFDDVANEINSIMIEQV
- a CDS encoding ABC transporter ATP-binding protein, whose translation is MADEFILETHGLTKEFAGFFAVRDVSLKIRRGTIHALIGPNGAGKTTCFNLLTKFLRPSAGKILYKGQDITATAPADVARLGLVRSFQISAVFPHLTALENVRVALQRQHGSSFDFWRSKSVLNRFNGRALELLNDVGLSEFANIPAVEMPYGRKRALEIATTLALDPEMMLLDEPMAGMGHEDIDKIAALIKRISAKYTILMVEHNLSVVANLSDTITVLTRGQVLTEGPYSELSKDERVKEAYLGAGHA